A region of Spirochaetota bacterium DNA encodes the following proteins:
- a CDS encoding WG repeat-containing protein: protein MKRFICIIIVMLCGSLGFAQKGKNLQWIVLPQFENVRNFSEGMAAVQLNGKWGFIDNEGKVIVEPQYDDVGDFHDGMAFVKIDDKYGFIDKEGVVKIPPQFTGVFDFSEGLAAVSKDRRYYGYINKEGKVIVPFEYDFPNYCREGMIPVWKGVKAGYVNSEGVMVIPLIYTSTYEFSEGLAAVVKDKKMGYINKQGEFVIPLRFDQDLYFVGDFKEGMASILSKKDKGNYKYGFINKQGDIIVDPIYEHTLRFSEGMANVKKNDKWGYVNKQGILVIEPKFKYSSNFKEGCAPVTEDGKKAGYIDYNGNWIISPQFDEAYEFNEGIARVIVDGNVGYIDKSGRYVIQPTIYRYGASDFVEGAAAIFSQVKIGKEYKSGWGFIKNPLPLAKKVNSLEKAGAYVGNVKEVKSDEILIVGKDIAERVRMFEKLCIFSGDKLILLRAHFPMMTTAKCKVISGSIKQITPGMKVYKYREKDKDNQKAM, encoded by the coding sequence ATGAAAAGGTTTATATGTATTATAATAGTCATGCTATGTGGTTCGTTAGGTTTTGCTCAAAAAGGAAAAAATCTTCAGTGGATAGTATTGCCACAATTTGAAAATGTAAGAAATTTTTCTGAAGGTATGGCTGCAGTACAGTTGAATGGCAAATGGGGTTTTATTGATAATGAAGGAAAGGTTATTGTTGAACCGCAATATGATGATGTGGGCGATTTTCATGATGGTATGGCTTTTGTTAAGATTGATGATAAATATGGATTTATTGATAAAGAAGGTGTAGTGAAGATCCCACCGCAGTTTACGGGTGTGTTTGATTTTTCAGAAGGTTTAGCTGCTGTATCTAAGGATAGACGTTATTACGGGTATATCAATAAAGAAGGCAAAGTGATTGTTCCTTTTGAATATGATTTTCCAAATTATTGCAGAGAAGGCATGATACCTGTTTGGAAAGGAGTAAAAGCTGGATATGTCAATTCCGAAGGTGTAATGGTTATACCTTTAATTTATACATCAACGTATGAATTTTCTGAAGGATTAGCAGCTGTAGTGAAAGATAAAAAGATGGGATATATAAATAAACAAGGCGAATTTGTCATCCCACTCAGGTTTGATCAAGATTTGTATTTTGTAGGGGACTTTAAAGAAGGTATGGCGTCAATTTTAAGCAAAAAAGATAAAGGAAACTATAAATATGGTTTTATTAACAAACAGGGCGATATTATTGTAGATCCAATATATGAGCATACGTTAAGATTCTCTGAGGGAATGGCAAATGTAAAGAAAAATGACAAATGGGGTTATGTCAACAAACAGGGTATTTTAGTTATTGAACCTAAGTTTAAATATTCATCTAATTTTAAAGAGGGATGTGCCCCTGTGACTGAGGATGGAAAAAAAGCAGGATATATTGACTATAATGGAAACTGGATAATATCTCCACAATTTGATGAAGCCTATGAGTTTAATGAAGGAATAGCGCGTGTAATCGTAGATGGTAATGTTGGTTATATAGATAAATCTGGAAGATATGTTATACAACCAACAATTTACCGTTATGGTGCAAGTGATTTTGTAGAAGGAGCAGCTGCAATTTTTTCTCAGGTTAAAATTGGGAAAGAATATAAAAGCGGATGGGGATTTATTAAAAATCCACTCCCATTGGCAAAAAAAGTTAATTCATTAGAAAAAGCGGGGGCTTATGTTGGAAATGTAAAAGAAGTAAAAAGTGATGAAATCTTAATAGTTGGTAAAGATATTGCTGAAAGAGTGAGAATGTTTGAAAAATTATGTATTTTCAGTGGCGATAAATTAATACTTTTACGTGCACATTTTCCTATGATGACTACTGCAAAGTGTAAAGTTATATCAGGATCAATTAAGCAAATTACACCGGGGATGAAAGTATATAAGTATCGTGAAAAAGATAAAGATAATCAAAAAGCTATGTAA
- the ligA gene encoding NAD-dependent DNA ligase LigA, whose translation MEQIIKRYNELIDLIKKYNYYYYTLDKPLVDDATYDELLKELIALEEQYPEIVRQDSPTKTVGAVIQTSFKEVRHTPPMLSLSNAMDEGELNEFHQRCSKLLGTSTIEYCAELKYDGLAVELVYQNGVYVQGSTRGDGEVGEDVSENIATIKKVPARLHGNVPQYISVRGEVIMRHGEFERLNQLRRNNGEPEFANPRNAAAGSLRQLDPVITAQRELDIVLYGIGRIEPEGMAMTQNQLYELFASLGLPSPQYYTVGLLQDVKQFYTYWMEHRYTLDFDIDGVVVKVNRFDLRDAMGSTSKAPRWAIAWKFPAREAITVLKSVDYQVGRTGLVTPVANLEPINIGGVLVKRATLHNFQEVKRLDIKIGDTVKVIRAGDVIPKVVEVLKDKRQEGKEIVPPDRCPACKSLLQQEDIYIRCVNPQCPAKEYETLCFFVSKDGMDIEYVGPELLKRLYEQKKIKTIADIYALKRDDLLQIERMGDKIVDKILDSINQRRVVPLSHFLRALGIRNVGDHIAKVIARHVRSLEKLQELSPQELMTIPEVGPGVAQSVYDFFHNEESLGIINKMLQNGVTVTEEAVEEAQENPFKGKTVVFTGTLQSMTRQEAERLIESLGGRASGSVSSKTDFVVAGEEAGSKLEKARKLNVRILSEEEFLKMAGRG comes from the coding sequence ATGGAACAGATAATAAAACGATACAATGAGTTAATTGATTTAATAAAAAAATACAACTACTATTACTATACGCTGGATAAACCTCTTGTAGATGATGCAACCTATGATGAGCTTTTGAAAGAGCTTATTGCATTGGAAGAACAATATCCTGAGATTGTGCGGCAGGATTCGCCCACTAAAACTGTTGGTGCCGTTATTCAGACTTCATTTAAAGAAGTGCGGCATACCCCGCCTATGCTAAGTTTAAGCAATGCAATGGATGAGGGGGAATTAAATGAATTCCATCAACGCTGTAGCAAATTATTGGGCACAAGTACCATTGAATATTGTGCCGAACTTAAGTACGATGGGCTTGCAGTTGAACTTGTGTACCAGAATGGTGTATATGTGCAGGGTTCAACGCGGGGTGACGGTGAAGTGGGTGAAGATGTTTCGGAAAATATTGCAACCATAAAAAAAGTACCAGCACGGCTGCATGGCAATGTACCCCAATATATCAGCGTGCGAGGTGAGGTTATAATGCGCCATGGTGAGTTTGAACGTTTGAACCAACTAAGAAGGAATAATGGCGAGCCAGAATTTGCCAACCCAAGAAATGCTGCTGCAGGATCGCTGAGGCAGCTTGACCCTGTTATCACTGCACAGAGGGAGCTTGATATTGTGCTGTATGGAATTGGAAGGATTGAGCCAGAAGGGATGGCGATGACACAAAACCAGCTGTATGAATTGTTTGCAAGTTTAGGTTTGCCGTCACCACAGTATTATACAGTGGGTTTGCTACAGGATGTTAAGCAATTTTATACATATTGGATGGAACATAGATATACGCTTGATTTTGATATTGATGGGGTGGTAGTAAAAGTTAACCGCTTTGATTTGCGCGATGCTATGGGGAGCACTTCCAAAGCTCCACGGTGGGCTATTGCGTGGAAGTTCCCCGCACGAGAAGCTATTACAGTGCTCAAATCGGTTGATTATCAGGTTGGGCGCACAGGGCTTGTAACACCAGTAGCTAATTTGGAGCCAATTAATATTGGTGGTGTTCTGGTGAAGCGCGCAACGCTCCATAACTTTCAGGAAGTAAAGAGGCTGGACATTAAGATTGGTGATACCGTTAAGGTGATTCGTGCCGGTGATGTAATCCCAAAAGTGGTGGAAGTGCTAAAAGACAAACGGCAGGAAGGTAAAGAGATAGTACCTCCTGATAGGTGCCCTGCATGTAAATCATTGTTGCAGCAAGAAGATATATATATTCGCTGTGTCAATCCACAGTGCCCTGCAAAAGAGTATGAGACACTGTGTTTCTTTGTTTCAAAAGATGGTATGGATATTGAATATGTAGGTCCTGAACTTCTTAAACGCCTGTATGAACAGAAAAAGATAAAAACCATTGCTGACATCTATGCGCTCAAGCGCGATGACCTTCTGCAGATTGAGCGTATGGGCGATAAAATTGTGGATAAGATACTTGATTCAATTAATCAGCGAAGAGTGGTACCACTGTCACACTTTTTACGGGCATTGGGCATTCGCAATGTTGGTGACCATATAGCAAAGGTTATTGCACGTCATGTACGTTCATTGGAAAAATTACAGGAGCTATCGCCGCAAGAACTCATGACAATACCTGAAGTAGGTCCGGGTGTTGCCCAGTCAGTGTATGATTTTTTCCATAATGAAGAGTCATTGGGGATTATAAACAAGATGCTGCAAAATGGTGTAACCGTAACCGAGGAAGCTGTAGAAGAAGCGCAGGAGAATCCATTTAAAGGAAAGACCGTTGTTTTTACTGGAACTTTGCAAAGCATGACCAGGCAGGAGGCTGAGCGCCTAATTGAGTCACTAGGTGGGAGAGCTTCAGGTTCGGTGAGCAGCAAAACTGATTTTGTGGTTGCTGGAGAGGAAGCCGGTTCTAAACTTGAAAAAGCACGCAAACTCAATGTGCGTATTCTTTCAGAAGAAGAATTTTTGAAGATGGCTGGAAGGGGATAA
- the lnt gene encoding apolipoprotein N-acyltransferase, whose protein sequence is MKINQLLDTIWRHYYLLSVLLFYFSFLTHLNLYLPLLSVCAWVSLVPLLTYVRSRPLKDVYITSFITGLFGFGVVYYWMGDFGQALPYGKVVIIALIVPCISVFFATKIFVAEYLSRVFPHLTVIIYPSVWIAFDWVQTIGTMAFPWNFWGYTQYPFIHFIQIASIVGIFGITFIVIFSNISIAQYIIAKMNNSNYRHALVACTLCCVIVAASTVYGFIRLHGQKDGHNTHLRVAMVQSCFSPWENWIKNRYEYLNILRELTNKAMQHDPDLVVWSESATLENISYSYFNGNLNDFEEAVLALAASNRVPLLTGEIGVIEDTVHHRYYPQNSMVLINSTGQVVDTYAKIHLVPFGEWFPYGELFPFVNDIVDAFGGSNFVPGDSPRIFTIGSFRCAPLICYENIFHKLCRNYAKTGIDFYVNITNLLWTENPIGPMQHFYFSVFRAIENGIWFVSAGNSGFTALIDPYGRVTSWVPLMKKTYCVGDIDLSKNTSTLYRRCGDSILYISFAFLIVLWAIVIGNTLIAKKRKH, encoded by the coding sequence ATGAAGATTAATCAACTTTTGGATACAATTTGGCGGCATTATTACTTACTTAGTGTACTTCTGTTTTATTTTTCTTTTTTAACACATTTGAATCTATATCTGCCGTTGCTATCAGTGTGTGCGTGGGTTAGCCTAGTGCCGTTACTTACGTATGTGCGATCCAGACCATTAAAAGACGTATACATAACATCATTTATTACCGGCCTTTTTGGTTTTGGTGTTGTCTATTACTGGATGGGCGATTTTGGTCAGGCGCTGCCATACGGGAAGGTTGTGATTATTGCACTGATAGTTCCGTGTATTTCGGTTTTCTTTGCTACAAAGATATTTGTTGCTGAATATCTTTCACGTGTTTTTCCTCACCTTACTGTTATAATATATCCATCCGTGTGGATTGCATTTGATTGGGTACAGACTATTGGAACTATGGCATTCCCATGGAATTTTTGGGGTTACACACAATATCCATTTATACATTTCATTCAGATAGCTTCGATTGTTGGTATTTTTGGCATAACATTTATTGTGATTTTTTCAAATATCAGTATTGCCCAGTATATAATAGCAAAGATGAATAACAGTAACTATCGCCATGCACTTGTTGCCTGTACTCTTTGCTGCGTCATTGTGGCAGCTTCTACAGTGTATGGCTTTATACGGCTTCATGGCCAAAAAGATGGACACAATACGCACCTGCGAGTAGCAATGGTGCAGTCATGCTTTTCGCCATGGGAAAACTGGATTAAAAACAGGTATGAGTATCTAAATATATTACGAGAGCTAACAAATAAAGCAATGCAACATGATCCTGATCTTGTAGTGTGGTCAGAATCTGCTACGCTTGAAAATATTTCGTACAGCTACTTCAATGGCAATTTGAATGATTTTGAAGAAGCAGTGCTTGCTTTGGCAGCTAGTAACCGTGTACCGCTTTTGACTGGCGAGATTGGAGTAATTGAAGATACAGTGCATCACAGGTATTATCCGCAAAACAGCATGGTGCTTATTAATTCTACAGGGCAGGTTGTTGACACCTATGCCAAAATACATCTGGTGCCATTTGGCGAGTGGTTCCCGTATGGGGAATTGTTCCCGTTTGTGAATGATATAGTTGATGCGTTTGGTGGCTCAAACTTTGTGCCAGGTGATAGCCCGCGTATTTTTACCATAGGTTCGTTCAGATGTGCCCCCCTTATATGCTATGAAAATATTTTTCACAAATTATGCCGCAACTATGCAAAGACAGGTATTGACTTTTACGTAAATATCACAAACCTTTTGTGGACAGAAAACCCCATTGGCCCTATGCAACACTTTTATTTTTCGGTGTTCAGAGCCATTGAAAATGGAATATGGTTTGTGAGTGCAGGCAACTCTGGATTTACTGCACTGATTGACCCGTATGGCCGCGTGACTTCATGGGTACCTTTAATGAAAAAAACATATTGTGTAGGGGACATAGATTTAAGTAAAAACACCAGTACATTATATCGACGTTGTGGTGACAGTATTTTATATATATCATTTGCATTTTTAATTGTGTTATGGGCGATAGTTATCGGTAATACATTGATTGCCAAAAAAAGGAAACACTGA
- a CDS encoding metallophosphoesterase — translation MRIIYCTDIHGAFERVRELLYETIADVYIISGDLIDIPFYNMDSAIRYYELQMYFDTMRKQMGRDDVTVEDFVDELLEMPHITEDVAELGTKFQQYTIRARRVMQQKYKVLANIFSFKPQTYIFALPGNYDMDLKYTSLHDRDLHMHWYLVEDQVIAGYGGADVFTAGIPQKYVVPYRAGIGIDDRKNEMYNFFKAVRPTIIVTHQPAHGVLDWLAPVGPTGSPALRTYCDNNPVILCLTGHIHGSWGIQEVEHTLYLNPSPFGDITTVRHDVLEGGFFYQIELEEGKVVQVLYRKMYNERVYDLAEYVKKDGMWAETIIDEGRFNAKKKLHNIDMNIQQYSHIPEIELFKEIKNFFRMFQTEESELRVEKLEEIVKRIEPMIEDIAMDVVGSVNVGLSQPSSDIDIVLYLRCGLQCTDNPLSCNCCKDAAEMIRNALQDEYKFEVLDCIDLNEVERSIKEKNYESETLQRFVAYRSICRPINYRVIAPLEDMLNQDIEFRKEVEGSIRSYFKIFVTTSQHIRSFKKYENRLKTIGIRLPDSIRRKILQYLQSEEDKEF, via the coding sequence ATGCGAATAATCTACTGTACCGATATCCATGGCGCATTTGAACGTGTGCGCGAGCTACTATATGAGACGATAGCCGATGTGTATATAATCTCCGGCGATTTGATTGATATACCTTTTTATAATATGGATAGTGCCATTCGCTATTATGAATTGCAGATGTATTTTGATACTATGCGAAAGCAGATGGGCCGTGATGATGTTACTGTGGAAGACTTTGTTGATGAATTGCTGGAGATGCCGCATATAACCGAGGACGTTGCGGAGTTAGGTACTAAGTTTCAGCAATATACAATACGTGCACGCCGTGTAATGCAGCAAAAATATAAAGTGCTAGCTAACATTTTTAGCTTTAAACCTCAAACGTATATATTTGCACTGCCTGGCAATTATGACATGGATTTGAAATACACATCGCTTCATGACCGAGACCTTCATATGCACTGGTATCTGGTGGAAGATCAGGTGATAGCAGGATATGGTGGTGCAGATGTGTTTACCGCGGGGATTCCGCAAAAGTATGTTGTACCTTACAGAGCCGGCATTGGAATTGATGACCGTAAAAACGAAATGTATAATTTTTTTAAAGCAGTGCGCCCCACTATAATAGTAACGCATCAGCCTGCACATGGAGTGCTGGACTGGCTTGCCCCGGTTGGCCCAACAGGTTCACCGGCATTGAGGACGTATTGTGACAACAACCCTGTTATCCTGTGCTTAACTGGCCATATCCATGGTTCATGGGGAATACAGGAGGTTGAGCATACACTGTATTTAAATCCTTCACCATTTGGTGATATCACCACTGTGCGCCATGATGTGCTAGAAGGGGGTTTCTTCTACCAGATAGAATTAGAGGAAGGTAAGGTAGTCCAAGTGCTGTACAGAAAAATGTATAATGAGCGTGTGTATGATCTGGCTGAATATGTAAAGAAAGATGGTATGTGGGCTGAAACTATCATTGATGAAGGCCGATTCAATGCAAAAAAGAAATTACATAATATTGATATGAATATTCAGCAGTACTCGCACATACCTGAAATTGAACTGTTCAAGGAAATCAAAAATTTTTTCAGAATGTTCCAGACCGAAGAATCAGAATTACGCGTTGAAAAGCTTGAGGAGATAGTTAAGCGGATTGAGCCAATGATAGAAGATATAGCAATGGATGTTGTGGGCTCGGTCAATGTGGGACTGTCGCAGCCAAGTTCGGATATTGATATAGTACTGTATTTGCGATGTGGATTGCAATGTACCGATAATCCTTTATCATGCAATTGTTGCAAGGATGCAGCAGAAATGATACGAAATGCATTGCAGGATGAATATAAATTTGAAGTACTTGATTGTATTGATTTAAACGAGGTTGAAAGAAGTATAAAAGAAAAAAATTATGAATCTGAAACATTACAGCGGTTTGTGGCATATCGTTCTATCTGCCGACCAATTAACTACCGCGTCATAGCACCTTTGGAAGATATGCTTAATCAGGATATTGAGTTCAGAAAAGAGGTGGAGGGGAGCATCAGATCATATTTTAAAATATTTGTCACAACATCACAACACATACGTTCGTTTAAAAAATATGAAAACCGGTTGAAAACAATTGGGATACGCCTGCCTGATTCAATCCGCCGAAAAATATTACAGTATCTGCAAAGTGAAGAAGACAAAGAATTTTAG